A single region of the Rhizobium grahamii genome encodes:
- a CDS encoding UBP-type zinc finger domain-containing protein: protein MTACVHKSTIRSVTPRTFGCEECLEQGMEWFHLRLCRECGHVGCCDQSVGKHATAHFHRTGHPIIEGYDPPEGWGWCFVDETFVDLPDQTPQNGPIPRYY from the coding sequence ATGACCGCCTGTGTGCACAAATCGACAATCCGCTCCGTGACGCCGCGAACCTTCGGCTGTGAAGAATGCCTTGAGCAGGGAATGGAGTGGTTTCATCTGCGTCTATGTCGCGAATGCGGGCATGTCGGCTGCTGCGATCAGTCCGTCGGCAAGCACGCAACGGCGCATTTCCACCGAACGGGACACCCGATCATCGAAGGCTACGATCCACCGGAGGGCTGGGGGTGGTGCTTCGTCGACGAGACTTTCGTCGATCTGCCGGACCAAACCCCACAAAACGGTCCCATCCCGCGTTACTACTGA
- a CDS encoding NADH:flavin oxidoreductase/NADH oxidase: MSATKLFSPFEIGSLKLQNRIVIAPMCQYSASDGEMTDWHLIHLGNLALSGAGILTIEATAVTSEGRISYGDVGLYSDACQRAMDRVLTGIRRWSDMPIAVQLGHAGRKASSEIPWKGGHQIAPDAAGGWKTVAPSSIPFREHYDHPNALDKAGLERIRAAFGDAARRAAELGIDAVQIHGAHGYLLHQFMSPLSNERTDEYGGSLENRLRFPLEVFDTVREAFPSDKPVTMRLSGTDWAEGGWDVEQTIRFASALEARGCAAIHVSSGGLAHHQQIAVGPSYQVPLARAVKQAVKITVIAVGLITEFEQAEAILTTGDADLVAIARAILYDPRWPWHAAAHFGETVQAADQYLRCQPRQFRHLFEHKAQ, translated from the coding sequence GTGAGTGCAACCAAGCTTTTCTCACCCTTCGAGATTGGATCGTTGAAGCTGCAGAATCGGATCGTCATCGCGCCGATGTGTCAGTACTCCGCGTCCGATGGCGAGATGACGGACTGGCATCTGATCCATCTTGGAAATCTTGCCCTGTCCGGCGCCGGTATTCTGACCATCGAGGCGACGGCGGTAACTTCCGAAGGCCGGATTTCCTATGGCGACGTGGGCCTTTACTCCGATGCGTGTCAGCGGGCCATGGACAGGGTGCTCACCGGGATCCGCCGTTGGTCCGATATGCCGATCGCCGTCCAGCTCGGCCACGCGGGCAGGAAGGCCTCCTCAGAGATCCCCTGGAAGGGCGGCCACCAGATCGCGCCGGATGCAGCGGGCGGCTGGAAGACGGTGGCCCCGAGTTCAATTCCCTTCCGGGAGCACTACGACCATCCGAATGCCCTCGACAAGGCCGGCCTCGAGCGGATCCGTGCAGCCTTCGGCGACGCGGCAAGACGAGCCGCGGAACTGGGCATCGACGCCGTCCAGATTCACGGCGCGCATGGCTATCTGCTCCATCAGTTCATGTCACCGCTGTCCAATGAACGAACCGACGAGTACGGCGGCTCTCTCGAAAACAGGTTACGCTTCCCGCTGGAAGTCTTTGATACGGTTCGCGAAGCTTTCCCGTCGGACAAGCCTGTCACGATGAGGCTATCCGGGACGGATTGGGCCGAGGGCGGCTGGGATGTCGAGCAGACCATCCGTTTCGCCAGCGCATTGGAAGCGCGCGGGTGCGCCGCGATTCACGTATCGTCGGGTGGCCTGGCGCATCACCAGCAAATCGCCGTTGGCCCAAGCTATCAGGTTCCCCTTGCGCGGGCAGTCAAACAGGCTGTCAAGATTACGGTGATCGCTGTCGGCCTCATTACCGAATTCGAGCAAGCGGAAGCCATCCTGACGACAGGGGACGCGGATCTCGTCGCAATTGCCAGAGCCATTCTCTATGACCCTCGTTGGCCGTGGCACGCTGCGGCTCATTTCGGCGAGACCGTCCAGGCTGCGGATCAGTACTTGCGGTGCCAGCCGAGGCAATTCCGGCACCTCTTCGAGCACAAGGCCCAATAA
- a CDS encoding copper resistance CopC family protein — MFRNTVIATSIAVTLFLATQAQASLEPNGRSSGLTEPFQNLTLSFTSTVDVERTRVRIFGPDGEVAVGKAQRGREGNELVIPIAAALQPGIYTVRFTAYSTEGQSLQGTSTVTVPVRAPLAQYSAELPPL, encoded by the coding sequence ATGTTCAGGAATACCGTGATCGCAACATCCATCGCCGTGACATTGTTCCTGGCGACGCAAGCGCAGGCATCGCTTGAGCCAAACGGAAGGTCGTCAGGCCTCACAGAACCCTTCCAGAATCTTACGCTTTCGTTCACGTCCACGGTCGACGTGGAACGTACGCGGGTCAGGATATTTGGCCCCGACGGCGAAGTCGCTGTGGGAAAAGCCCAGAGAGGCCGAGAGGGCAACGAACTGGTCATACCGATAGCCGCGGCGCTGCAGCCCGGCATCTATACGGTTCGGTTCACCGCCTATTCGACGGAAGGGCAATCGCTGCAGGGAACGTCGACCGTCACAGTTCCCGTACGGGCACCCTTGGCACAATATTCGGCCGAGTTGCCGCCGCTCTAG